The Cyclobacteriaceae bacterium genome includes a region encoding these proteins:
- a CDS encoding AraC family transcriptional regulator has translation MVNHLFQNNLNKIKDIPTLSNDGFKIIMSYYDPIEYSKKNFNDFYIHGLSDKTYEIKIPLPPHRQTNNSIILVTKGSLVSSSGFDNFKIDQNSMIVVPAGQITSLLSMSSNIEGYYLHFGTNYLSQTNLDFSDWLTRPVIRFKKDEVKHLTTLLHRMQRLNERGVNTAILKLYLKTFLAEMKQSIDFQMRMNLPAHERITIDFKKLLNYNIRNHQSAGFYAEKLHITTNHLNKSVKATLRRSASSLIDETLVVEAKIVMQESRASISEVAFELGFHDPSYFGRFFKKHTGFVPNEYRKMIELSE, from the coding sequence ATGGTAAATCATTTGTTTCAGAACAACTTGAATAAGATAAAAGATATTCCGACTCTTTCGAATGATGGCTTTAAGATCATCATGTCCTACTACGATCCTATCGAATACAGTAAAAAAAACTTTAATGATTTTTATATCCATGGGCTTTCGGATAAGACTTATGAGATAAAAATCCCATTACCACCTCACCGTCAGACCAACAATTCAATTATCCTGGTAACCAAGGGGTCGCTTGTCTCAAGTTCTGGTTTTGATAATTTTAAAATTGATCAGAACAGCATGATCGTTGTGCCAGCCGGTCAAATAACAAGTCTCTTATCGATGTCCTCCAATATTGAAGGATATTATCTCCACTTTGGTACAAACTATCTGTCCCAGACAAATCTTGATTTTTCCGACTGGCTGACACGGCCTGTAATCCGATTCAAAAAAGATGAAGTGAAACATCTGACAACACTGCTTCATCGCATGCAAAGACTGAATGAACGTGGAGTTAATACAGCAATCCTGAAATTGTATCTGAAGACTTTTCTTGCCGAAATGAAGCAGTCAATTGACTTTCAGATGAGAATGAATTTGCCTGCCCACGAAAGAATAACTATTGATTTTAAAAAGCTGTTGAACTATAATATCAGGAACCATCAGTCAGCCGGTTTTTACGCAGAAAAGCTTCACATTACAACCAATCATTTAAACAAATCGGTTAAAGCTACTTTACGTAGATCCGCATCTTCGTTGATCGATGAAACCTTAGTTGTAGAAGCCAAAATAGTAATGCAAGAAAGCCGGGCCAGTATAAGTGAAGTTGCTTTCGAATTGGGATTTCACGACCCTTCGTACTTTGGTCGCTTTTTTAAAAAGCATACCGGTTTCGTTCCCAATGAATACCGGAAGATGATTGAATTGTCCGAGTAG
- a CDS encoding DoxX family protein: MRRDTIMYWVATSLVAIMGLTAGVIYFVSPDIAREFTHLGFPDYFRIELGTAKIIGALALIIPTVSHRIKEWTYAGFAIVFASAITAHLVVEGMPEAISPAVSLLFLCVSYIYFTKVKSFKIVS, encoded by the coding sequence GTGAGGAGAGATACAATAATGTATTGGGTTGCGACCAGTCTTGTTGCAATTATGGGATTGACTGCAGGCGTTATCTATTTCGTAAGTCCTGACATAGCCAGGGAGTTCACTCACCTGGGATTTCCGGATTACTTCAGAATTGAATTGGGCACTGCCAAAATAATCGGGGCGCTTGCCCTCATTATCCCTACTGTCTCTCATCGAATTAAAGAATGGACCTACGCAGGGTTTGCTATCGTATTTGCGTCTGCTATTACAGCACATCTCGTAGTAGAAGGAATGCCGGAAGCAATTAGCCCCGCAGTGTCACTTTTATTTTTATGTGTCTCATACATATACTTTACAAAAGTGAAGAGCTTTAAAATAGTAAGCTGA
- a CDS encoding alpha/beta hydrolase: MKRIQSTILIAMTVITIVNAQTTQKASTTNPFTLVYQGAIVENIKGKVNIHPVIYRLNGIDIAANVYTPANYDESKKYPAIVVAHPNGGVKEQAAGLYAQRLAESGYITIAADAAYQGASGGEPRHTDKPAYRIDDIRGMADFISGYAGVDASRMGVLGICGGGGYTLKAAQSDKRFKAVSTLSMFNSGEVRRNGFQNSQLSTIQERLQKASDARSQEATGGKIIYAGVASITDEEIAKTSTDLYREGYQYYYRTHAHPNSTFLYTMSSLLDLMTWDAATSMDLINQPLLMIVGSKADTKYMSDEAFPKATNAKSKEMFVLEGATHIQSYWKPEYVNKAVIKLTDFFNKNLNTQQSN; encoded by the coding sequence ATGAAAAGAATACAATCAACCATACTAATAGCGATGACGGTGATAACTATTGTTAATGCACAAACGACGCAAAAGGCTTCTACAACTAATCCATTCACACTAGTATATCAGGGAGCGATAGTAGAAAACATTAAGGGTAAGGTGAACATCCATCCGGTGATCTATAGGCTCAACGGAATTGACATCGCCGCTAATGTTTACACGCCAGCTAATTATGATGAATCAAAGAAATACCCTGCTATTGTTGTAGCTCATCCTAACGGTGGAGTTAAAGAGCAGGCGGCCGGACTTTATGCACAGCGTCTTGCGGAATCTGGTTATATTACTATTGCTGCTGACGCTGCTTACCAGGGTGCAAGTGGTGGAGAGCCACGTCACACTGACAAACCAGCTTACCGCATTGACGACATTCGCGGAATGGCAGATTTTATTTCTGGCTATGCAGGAGTTGACGCAAGTCGTATGGGGGTATTGGGTATCTGCGGCGGCGGTGGATACACGTTGAAAGCGGCCCAATCTGATAAGAGGTTTAAAGCCGTTTCCACATTGAGCATGTTTAACTCTGGAGAGGTAAGGCGCAACGGTTTTCAAAACTCTCAGCTATCAACCATTCAGGAGCGTTTGCAAAAAGCTTCAGACGCACGCTCTCAGGAAGCCACAGGTGGTAAAATAATATATGCTGGTGTAGCCAGCATTACCGACGAGGAGATCGCTAAAACTTCAACTGATTTGTACCGGGAAGGATATCAGTATTATTATAGAACTCATGCACATCCCAATTCAACCTTTCTGTATACCATGAGTAGTTTGCTAGACCTCATGACATGGGACGCTGCAACAAGTATGGATCTAATCAATCAACCGCTATTGATGATTGTTGGAAGCAAGGCGGATACCAAGTACATGTCAGATGAAGCATTTCCTAAAGCAACCAACGCAAAGAGCAAGGAGATGTTTGTACTTGAGGGAGCGACACACATTCAAAGTTATTGGAAGCCCGAGTATGTAAATAAAGCAGTAATCAAATTGACTGACTTCTTTAACAAGAATTTAAATACTCAACAGTCGAACTAG
- a CDS encoding NIPSNAP family containing protein codes for MKKSSILIFLFSLITCATLAAPSREYYELRTYRFTSIAQQERVETYLQKALLPSLHRLGIKRVGVFKPVETDSTYGKKLIALIPFRSFDDFESMAEKLAKDKQYLEDGKDYIDAVFDNPPYARIETIILKAFSEMPISAVPDLKLPVNERIYELRSYEGHTEKIYRNKVQMFNAGDEVGLFKRLGFNAVFYGEVLAGSTMPNLMYMTSFENQASRDEHWKAFGQDPQWKKLSSMPEYQHNVSKNVTRFFRPTSYSDI; via the coding sequence ATGAAAAAGTCATCTATTCTCATCTTTCTTTTCTCGCTGATTACGTGTGCAACGTTGGCGGCTCCCTCGCGCGAATATTACGAACTCCGGACTTACCGTTTTACCAGCATCGCGCAGCAGGAACGAGTTGAGACATATTTACAAAAAGCGCTACTGCCAAGCTTGCATCGTTTGGGCATAAAAAGAGTAGGAGTATTCAAGCCTGTTGAGACCGATAGTACCTATGGGAAAAAATTAATTGCCCTGATTCCCTTCCGTTCATTTGATGACTTTGAGTCGATGGCAGAAAAACTTGCCAAGGACAAGCAATATCTTGAAGATGGTAAGGATTATATCGATGCAGTCTTTGACAACCCGCCTTATGCCCGAATTGAAACCATAATCCTAAAAGCATTTTCCGAAATGCCGATATCAGCGGTTCCGGATTTGAAATTGCCAGTGAACGAGCGTATATATGAATTGAGAAGTTATGAAGGTCACACAGAAAAGATTTACCGCAACAAAGTTCAGATGTTCAATGCCGGTGACGAAGTAGGGCTTTTCAAGCGTCTTGGATTCAATGCGGTTTTCTACGGAGAAGTACTTGCTGGCAGTACGATGCCCAATCTGATGTACATGACCTCTTTTGAGAATCAGGCATCGCGCGATGAGCATTGGAAGGCATTCGGGCAAGATCCGCAGTGGAAAAAATTATCTTCGATGCCCGAGTATCAGCATAATGTTTCAAAGAATGTTACACGTTTCTTTAGACCAACTAGTTACTCTGATATTTAA
- a CDS encoding cupin domain-containing protein — translation MKKISGFAIFLFLITACTQDKHDFHQSLTNSVFPKGNKITNNNFTGTAYLQNLMDADSLNPTSVGNVTFEPGARSKWHLHPGGQILLVMDGVGYYQEKGQAKKIIRKGNVVKCPANVLHWHGASVDTAFVQIAITNRHLGETVWQQEVTEVEYKN, via the coding sequence ATGAAGAAAATTTCAGGATTCGCTATCTTCCTTTTCTTGATAACTGCCTGCACGCAGGATAAGCACGACTTTCATCAATCCTTGACGAACAGTGTATTTCCAAAGGGAAACAAGATCACCAATAACAATTTCACTGGCACAGCCTATCTGCAAAATCTGATGGACGCGGATAGTCTTAATCCGACTTCTGTTGGTAACGTAACGTTCGAACCCGGTGCACGATCAAAATGGCACCTGCACCCCGGTGGCCAGATTCTGTTGGTGATGGACGGAGTTGGATACTACCAGGAGAAAGGACAAGCAAAGAAAATAATTCGAAAGGGTAACGTCGTAAAATGTCCTGCAAACGTACTTCATTGGCATGGAGCAAGTGTTGATACTGCCTTTGTACAAATTGCTATAACAAATCGTCACCTGGGTGAAACAGTTTGGCAACAGGAAGTAACGGAAGTTGAATACAAAAATTAA
- a CDS encoding helix-turn-helix transcriptional regulator, giving the protein MDEILKFETISQYNTFNRNETLHPLVSVVDLSKAAPRQLRRMSYGFYVVFLKEIKCGDLKYGISNYDYEEGTLVFLAPGQVIGSHGDEFYQPQGLALVFHADFIHGTSLGRHMNDYSFFSYTTNEALHLSERERQIILDCFSKIRYELEHAVDKHSKTLIASNIELFLNYCVRFYDRQFITRDNTNKGILERFETLLNDFFSSDKPQEIGLPSVAWCASELNLSANYFGDLIKKETGKSANEYIHLKLIDEAKAKIFDKKKSVSEIAYELGFKYPQHFTRLFKQHTGVTPLEYRTSMN; this is encoded by the coding sequence ATGGACGAAATATTGAAGTTTGAAACGATCAGTCAGTACAACACATTTAACAGAAATGAGACCCTGCATCCGCTCGTTAGTGTCGTTGATCTTTCAAAAGCAGCTCCACGCCAACTCAGGCGAATGAGCTACGGTTTTTATGTTGTATTTCTGAAGGAAATAAAATGCGGAGATCTTAAATACGGCATCAGTAACTACGACTATGAGGAAGGCACCCTTGTGTTCCTGGCTCCGGGACAGGTGATCGGATCTCACGGTGATGAATTCTACCAGCCTCAAGGGCTTGCACTTGTATTCCACGCCGATTTCATTCATGGTACATCTCTTGGACGTCACATGAATGACTACTCGTTTTTTTCCTACACAACCAATGAAGCACTTCACCTTTCCGAACGCGAAAGACAAATTATTCTGGACTGCTTTTCGAAAATCAGATATGAACTTGAGCATGCTGTTGATAAGCATAGTAAGACGTTGATTGCATCAAACATCGAATTGTTCCTGAATTATTGTGTGCGGTTTTACGACCGGCAATTCATCACCAGGGACAATACAAACAAAGGGATACTCGAACGTTTTGAAACATTACTCAATGACTTCTTTTCATCTGACAAACCTCAGGAAATAGGATTGCCATCCGTTGCCTGGTGCGCGAGTGAATTGAATCTGTCAGCAAATTATTTTGGTGATCTCATTAAGAAGGAAACTGGTAAATCGGCCAATGAATACATTCACCTGAAACTGATTGATGAAGCAAAAGCAAAGATATTCGATAAAAAGAAATCAGTGAGTGAAATTGCTTATGAATTGGGTTTCAAATACCCGCAGCATTTTACCCGGTTGTTTAAGCAGCATACAGGAGTTACTCCGCTTGAGTACAGAACTTCGATGAATTGA
- a CDS encoding universal stress protein, with product MKKILVPCDFSEPAIHAFRVALDIATISKGEVMLLNIIETPFMQDTILMPTLYFEEQMFEDMKVAAQKNFNALKSNWVKDPKVKVTSFIEYGGVSVTVEQYVKKKKADLIVMGTAGASGTKEFFIGSNTEKIVRSSSVPVIAIKKYVKASSIRNIVFPNTLGQEHEAFVTKVKQLQNFFKARLHIVYINTPANFRRDPQTRKDLKAFAKRFMLKDFTLNVFNDIDPHSGIVNFANEIGADLVAMSTHGRRGLSHLMTGSIAEDLVNHIDFPIWISIEK from the coding sequence ATGAAAAAAATATTAGTGCCCTGCGACTTCTCCGAACCGGCAATCCATGCGTTCCGGGTTGCTCTTGATATTGCAACCATCTCCAAGGGGGAGGTCATGCTGTTAAATATTATTGAAACACCTTTTATGCAGGACACTATATTGATGCCTACGCTTTATTTCGAAGAACAAATGTTCGAAGACATGAAGGTGGCGGCACAGAAAAACTTCAATGCCCTTAAAAGCAATTGGGTAAAGGATCCAAAGGTGAAAGTAACCAGCTTCATTGAATATGGCGGAGTGAGCGTTACTGTTGAACAGTATGTAAAAAAGAAAAAAGCGGACTTGATTGTAATGGGTACTGCCGGTGCTTCAGGAACCAAAGAGTTTTTTATTGGCTCCAATACCGAGAAAATCGTTCGCAGTTCAAGTGTACCTGTCATCGCCATTAAGAAATATGTCAAAGCTTCATCCATTCGTAACATTGTGTTTCCAAATACGCTGGGACAAGAACACGAAGCTTTCGTGACAAAGGTTAAGCAACTACAGAACTTTTTTAAAGCTCGGTTGCACATCGTCTACATCAATACTCCAGCAAATTTCCGTCGAGACCCACAAACACGAAAGGATCTGAAAGCTTTTGCAAAACGATTCATGCTGAAAGACTTTACACTCAACGTATTCAATGACATAGACCCCCATAGCGGGATTGTCAATTTTGCCAATGAAATTGGCGCTGATCTGGTAGCTATGTCAACGCATGGAAGGAGAGGCTTATCACACTTGATGACCGGCAGTATTGCCGAGGATCTTGTCAATCATATTGACTTCCCGATCTGGATCAGTATTGAAAAATAA
- a CDS encoding universal stress protein has protein sequence MKNILVPFDFSKTALNAYRLALDIAALSRGKVQVLNVVELPAVSNSVFTPAVTFGTALRNEMSDKAKAHFDKVSKGFNKENIRIEFFVEFGILSKVILKVAKKNKIDLILMGSHGVSALKGYFVGSNAEKIVRTSPVPVIIVKSLYKGPVKNIVVPFMTDQENYPDFFLKIKALQTFFKAHLHILSVNTPTNFTLDEVNHERIRLVARKFKLKDYTVNIFNQINEETGILKFAESIDADMIAMGTHGRKGLSHLVFGSKTENIANHGRALLWTTVLK, from the coding sequence ATGAAAAATATCCTGGTGCCATTTGACTTTTCAAAGACTGCGTTGAACGCCTACAGGCTTGCGCTGGATATTGCCGCTTTGTCCAGGGGGAAAGTTCAGGTACTGAATGTGGTTGAGCTTCCGGCCGTATCTAATTCGGTATTCACACCGGCGGTCACATTTGGAACAGCACTAAGAAACGAAATGAGTGACAAAGCAAAAGCTCATTTCGATAAAGTGAGCAAAGGATTTAATAAAGAAAACATACGCATTGAGTTCTTTGTAGAGTTTGGAATTCTTTCGAAGGTTATACTGAAGGTTGCTAAGAAAAATAAAATCGACCTCATTCTAATGGGGTCGCATGGTGTAAGCGCGCTGAAAGGATATTTCGTTGGCTCCAACGCCGAGAAGATCGTCCGAACATCACCTGTGCCCGTCATTATTGTAAAAAGCCTTTACAAAGGCCCGGTCAAAAATATCGTCGTTCCCTTTATGACCGACCAGGAGAATTATCCTGACTTTTTTCTGAAGATCAAGGCACTTCAGACATTTTTCAAAGCACATCTTCATATTCTATCCGTAAATACCCCAACAAATTTTACCCTTGATGAAGTGAATCATGAACGGATCAGGTTAGTTGCACGAAAGTTCAAACTCAAGGACTATACTGTTAATATCTTTAATCAGATCAATGAAGAAACCGGTATCCTGAAATTTGCTGAATCGATCGATGCCGATATGATTGCGATGGGTACACACGGAAGAAAGGGACTTTCGCACCTGGTTTTTGGAAGTAAAACGGAAAATATTGCCAACCATGGTCGTGCTTTACTGTGGACGACGGTTTTGAAATAA
- a CDS encoding DUF2798 domain-containing protein has translation MKLSKVQGIIVFTILVSLAMSAIMSFGLLLVRMGWKPDFMTIWFWDYFVVDLWLSIPTGFTVVPLLKKLVDRFTVK, from the coding sequence ATGAAGCTATCTAAAGTGCAAGGAATTATTGTGTTTACAATTTTAGTTTCTCTAGCGATGTCTGCCATTATGAGCTTCGGGCTACTATTGGTCAGAATGGGCTGGAAGCCGGACTTTATGACGATATGGTTCTGGGATTATTTTGTGGTGGATCTTTGGTTATCAATTCCGACAGGCTTCACCGTTGTACCATTGCTGAAGAAACTGGTGGATCGTTTCACCGTGAAATAA
- a CDS encoding CusA/CzcA family heavy metal efflux RND transporter, giving the protein MLNSIIQFSIRNKLIVGLFIVALIGWGSYSVTQLPIDAVPDITNNQVQVLTIAPSQSALDIERLVTFPVEQTMATIPGIQEIRSFSRFGLSVVTIVFTDATDVYWARQQVSERLTDAKKQIPPGVGTPELAPMTTGLGEIYQYIVKAKPGYEDTYSVMELRTIQDWIVRRQLLGTKGVAEVSSFGGYLKQFEIALSPEKLRSLNLSITEVMAALENNNQNTGGAYIEKNTSAYFIRSEGLITSIDDIGNIIVRSSTSGMPLLMRDVSTIKLGNAIRFGAMTQNGKGETVGAVVMMLKGANSSQVIANVKERVAVIEKTLPEGVTIEPFLDRTKLVNNAIETVTRNLAEGALIVIFVLVLLLGNLRAGLVVASVIPLAMLFAIIMMNLFGVSGNLMSLGAIDFGLIVDGAVIIVEATLHYIAISGVTGRLSQDQMDEQVGSSAKKMMNAAAFGQIIILIVYLPILSLVGIEGKMFKPMAQTVIFAIIGAFILSLTYVPLASALFLSKATSHKKTISDKIIAGIQKVYTPALLLALRKRTVVMVTAAVMLAASLFIFSRMGGEFLPELDEGDFAVDTRLLTGTNLTSTVQATLKGEEVLLKNFPEIEKVIAKIGSAEIPTDPMPIEAADMMVVMKDKSQWVSAKTKDEMIAKMQKALSENVPGVWFGFQHPIQMRFNELMTGARQDVVVKVYGENLDELTAYASHIGKLANAIQGTESLFIENMTGLPQIIIRLKREQLARFNLTVKQVNQVINASMAGQSAGLVFEGEKRFDVVVRLDNQSRKSIDDIRNLYIPSVNGTQIPLSQVADVTLEVGPNQIQRDDAKRRIVVGFNTRGRDVESIVTELQGKVKSDVKFAPGYYVTYGGTFKNLQEAKARLLIAVPVSLVLIFVLLYFTFHSVKQGLLIYTAIPLSAIGGVFALWLRGMPFSISAGIGFIALFGVAVLNGIVLIAEFNRLKEEGLTNLMDIIMKGTATRLRPVIMTATVASLGFLPMALSHGSGAEVQKPLATVVIGGLLTATLLTLIVLPVLYMVTENFSIRSLKPKSIVVMLIFMLVGWGSQSQAQIVTMDEAVKLALEKNPSIQSAMLETSRQTVLKSTAFEIAKTDVSLMYGQYNSIEKGDNNLTISQTIPFPTLFVKQNGLNKAMITAAALKENVSKNDLTFQVRQVFNQLLYLKLRNRSLLQQDSLLTDLLHIATVQFKTGAGTLLTTTSAETQLFEIQNMRTRNEADIQIALNHLQLLCQTSTVSDVQGDLETLMVTPEMPSEGFNQNPSFAFSKQQIELANWQKKVEVSRMLPDLRFGYFNQTLIGIQNVGGQDQYFGSSKRFQGFQVGLLVPLWFGPHRARIKSTAIAVNIARKQNETVQLSLTQQYNQAVQELRKNQNSLDYYKNSALKTADLLISQSRLAFRSGEIDHTILLLNLRQALAIREGYFIAMQQYNQSIIIIDFLNGKI; this is encoded by the coding sequence ATGCTCAATTCCATTATTCAATTTTCGATACGTAATAAATTAATTGTCGGGCTGTTTATAGTTGCGCTCATAGGATGGGGCAGCTACTCTGTTACTCAACTCCCGATTGATGCTGTCCCTGACATCACCAATAATCAAGTCCAGGTATTAACGATTGCACCTTCACAATCTGCACTGGATATTGAGAGACTTGTCACCTTTCCAGTCGAACAAACGATGGCCACTATTCCGGGCATTCAGGAAATTCGATCATTCTCACGGTTCGGGTTGTCGGTCGTAACTATTGTTTTTACAGACGCAACAGACGTCTACTGGGCACGTCAACAAGTGAGCGAACGGCTCACGGACGCCAAGAAGCAAATACCCCCAGGTGTTGGAACACCCGAACTGGCACCAATGACTACTGGATTAGGTGAGATCTATCAATATATCGTTAAAGCAAAACCCGGTTATGAAGACACCTATTCAGTGATGGAACTCAGAACGATTCAGGACTGGATCGTACGAAGGCAATTACTGGGTACTAAAGGTGTGGCTGAGGTCAGCAGCTTTGGGGGTTATCTTAAGCAGTTTGAAATTGCCCTTTCGCCTGAAAAGCTTCGAAGTCTGAACCTTTCCATCACCGAAGTGATGGCAGCTCTTGAAAATAATAATCAGAACACCGGTGGTGCTTATATCGAGAAGAATACCAGTGCCTACTTTATCCGAAGCGAAGGTCTTATAACATCCATTGATGACATCGGCAATATTATCGTTCGTTCATCCACATCAGGTATGCCGTTGCTCATGCGTGACGTGTCCACAATCAAACTCGGAAATGCAATTCGTTTCGGAGCGATGACTCAGAATGGAAAAGGCGAGACCGTGGGTGCAGTGGTAATGATGCTGAAAGGAGCTAATTCGTCACAAGTGATTGCGAATGTTAAGGAACGTGTTGCAGTGATTGAGAAGACACTACCGGAGGGAGTGACCATCGAGCCTTTTTTGGATCGTACGAAATTAGTTAACAATGCCATTGAAACAGTCACCCGAAATTTAGCCGAAGGCGCCCTGATCGTAATCTTCGTCCTGGTCCTCCTCTTGGGTAACCTGCGCGCCGGGCTAGTTGTCGCTTCAGTGATTCCTCTGGCTATGCTTTTTGCCATCATCATGATGAACTTGTTTGGTGTATCGGGAAACCTGATGAGTTTGGGTGCCATCGACTTTGGACTCATCGTTGATGGAGCCGTAATTATTGTAGAAGCAACGCTTCATTACATTGCAATTTCAGGAGTAACTGGAAGACTTTCACAGGATCAAATGGATGAGCAGGTTGGTTCATCAGCAAAAAAAATGATGAACGCCGCTGCGTTTGGCCAGATCATTATCCTGATTGTTTATCTCCCGATCCTTTCTCTCGTAGGCATTGAAGGTAAAATGTTCAAGCCTATGGCCCAGACCGTCATCTTTGCCATCATCGGGGCCTTCATACTATCCCTCACCTATGTTCCCCTCGCGTCTGCATTATTTTTAAGTAAAGCGACGTCTCATAAGAAAACTATATCGGACAAAATCATTGCAGGAATTCAAAAGGTATACACACCTGCATTACTCCTTGCTCTCAGAAAAAGAACAGTCGTGATGGTAACCGCAGCCGTAATGCTTGCAGCAAGTCTGTTTATTTTTTCAAGGATGGGAGGAGAATTTTTACCTGAACTAGATGAGGGAGACTTTGCGGTAGATACCCGACTTCTTACCGGTACCAATCTTACTTCAACGGTGCAGGCAACTTTAAAAGGTGAGGAAGTTCTTTTAAAGAATTTTCCAGAAATCGAAAAAGTGATAGCCAAGATAGGTTCAGCTGAAATACCGACCGATCCAATGCCGATCGAAGCTGCCGACATGATGGTGGTGATGAAAGATAAATCGCAATGGGTCAGTGCTAAGACGAAAGATGAGATGATTGCAAAGATGCAGAAGGCCCTGAGTGAAAATGTGCCCGGGGTTTGGTTTGGATTTCAGCATCCGATTCAAATGCGATTTAATGAACTCATGACAGGTGCCCGGCAGGATGTGGTTGTAAAAGTATACGGTGAGAATCTCGATGAATTAACCGCCTATGCCTCCCATATTGGTAAACTGGCAAATGCCATACAAGGGACCGAAAGCCTTTTTATTGAGAATATGACTGGATTGCCACAGATCATCATCCGTTTAAAACGTGAGCAGCTTGCCAGATTCAATCTTACCGTGAAGCAGGTAAATCAAGTGATTAATGCATCCATGGCAGGACAAAGTGCAGGACTTGTGTTTGAGGGTGAGAAAAGATTTGATGTAGTTGTCCGGCTCGATAATCAAAGCAGAAAGTCAATTGATGACATCCGAAATCTATACATACCCTCCGTCAATGGTACTCAAATACCATTATCGCAGGTAGCCGATGTTACGCTGGAGGTTGGTCCCAATCAGATTCAGCGCGATGATGCCAAAAGAAGAATCGTGGTAGGGTTTAATACACGGGGGCGGGATGTTGAAAGTATTGTAACCGAACTTCAGGGCAAGGTAAAGTCTGACGTAAAATTCGCACCTGGTTACTATGTTACCTATGGAGGTACATTCAAGAATTTGCAAGAGGCAAAAGCGCGATTGCTAATTGCCGTACCTGTATCACTGGTGTTAATTTTTGTTTTGCTCTACTTCACCTTTCATTCTGTCAAACAGGGACTGCTGATTTATACAGCCATACCATTGTCAGCGATCGGTGGTGTGTTTGCATTATGGCTTCGTGGAATGCCATTCAGCATATCAGCAGGGATCGGATTCATTGCACTTTTTGGCGTGGCGGTTCTGAATGGCATCGTGCTTATCGCTGAATTCAACCGGTTAAAGGAGGAAGGTCTTACCAATTTGATGGACATCATCATGAAAGGAACGGCAACAAGATTGCGTCCTGTGATCATGACCGCGACGGTTGCTTCGCTTGGTTTTTTACCCATGGCCCTATCGCATGGTAGCGGGGCAGAAGTACAAAAACCGCTTGCTACCGTAGTGATCGGCGGTCTGTTGACAGCCACTTTACTTACCCTCATCGTCCTGCCTGTGTTATATATGGTCACAGAAAATTTTTCCATTCGTTCTTTGAAACCGAAGTCAATCGTGGTGATGTTGATTTTCATGCTGGTTGGATGGGGAAGCCAATCACAAGCCCAGATCGTCACAATGGATGAGGCGGTAAAACTAGCGCTGGAGAAAAATCCATCGATCCAGTCGGCTATGTTGGAAACATCCCGGCAAACTGTGCTGAAATCTACCGCCTTTGAAATAGCCAAGACGGACGTTTCCTTGATGTATGGCCAATATAATAGTATTGAAAAGGGCGACAACAATCTTACCATAAGTCAAACCATTCCGTTTCCAACTTTATTTGTAAAGCAAAATGGCTTGAACAAGGCGATGATCACCGCTGCAGCACTGAAAGAAAATGTAAGTAAGAATGACCTTACGTTTCAAGTCAGGCAGGTATTCAATCAGCTATTGTACCTCAAACTTCGGAATCGCTCTCTTCTCCAGCAAGACAGCCTGCTAACGGATTTACTTCATATCGCAACTGTTCAGTTTAAAACAGGAGCGGGGACGTTGCTTACAACCACGTCTGCGGAAACGCAACTCTTTGAGATCCAGAATATGAGAACACGCAATGAAGCAGATATTCAAATTGCATTGAATCATTTGCAACTGCTGTGTCAGACCTCCACGGTATCCGATGTGCAGGGCGATTTGGAGACACTGATGGTTACCCCTGAAATGCCTTCCGAAGGGTTTAATCAAAATCCCTCATTTGCCTTTTCAAAGCAACAGATTGAGCTTGCCAACTGGCAAAAAAAGGTTGAGGTATCCCGGATGTTACCTGATCTGCGTTTTGGATATTTTAATCAGACGTTGATCGGTATACAAAATGTCGGTGGTCAGGATCAATATTTCGGATCCAGTAAGCGCTTCCAGGGATTTCAGGTTGGGCTCTTGGTTCCTCTTTGGTTCGGCCCTCATCGAGCCAGGATTAAATCAACGGCCATCGCTGTTAACATTGCCAGGAAGCAAAACGAAACTGTTCAGCTCAGTCTTACCCAACAATACAATCAGGCCGTTCAGGAATTACGGAAGAACCAGAATAGTCTTGACTACTATAAAAATTCGGCATTAAAAACAGCAGACCTGCTTATCAGTCAAAGCCGTCTGGCCTTCAGGAGTGGAGAAATTGACCATACCATCCTGTTACTTAATCTCCGGCAGGCACTCGCAATTCGCGAAGGATACTTCATTGCCATGCAACAATACAATCAAAGCATCATCATCATTGACTTCTTAAACGGAAAAATTTAA